Below is a genomic region from Pelorhabdus rhamnosifermentans.
ATGTTAGTAATAGTGAATACATTTACAAATAATTTTACTTGAGAATCGATTGGGTTTAATAATCCACCCCATGCATTTCTGCCGTCAACAAAGCTTACGACATCGGTCTGTCCCAGAAAATATCTACCTTGCATAGATTCGTACAGCGACTTAGGGATACTAACCACCCTTTTCGCCATCAACCTTCCCCCTTGTAACATCTTTAATAAATCCTTGTACTTTTGTATATGAAACCAAGCATTCTTTAATGCCAACGATATAAGGAAAATTTTCATAAACCATCCCAGTCGAAACAGCGCTTCGTCAATTAAATCCGGCCATTTGTTGCCACTACAACATTAACATTTTTAAATTTTTCAAGTCCGTCAAGCTCACAAAAACTTCCCGGATAGCTGATGGCTCAATCTCGGCTAATACTT
It encodes:
- a CDS encoding DUF6143 family protein, which gives rise to MAKRVVSIPKSLYESMQGRYFLGQTDVVSFVDGRNAWGGLLNPIDSQVKLFVNVFTITNISGTDFLAEIWVNSQMPGTETASNLVTPSNMTLFMNR